Proteins co-encoded in one Cupriavidus taiwanensis genomic window:
- a CDS encoding 3-oxoacid CoA-transferase subunit B, translated as MQRLTRDQMAARVAKDIPEGAVVNLGIGLPTLVGNHLPADKEILLHSENGLLGMGPAPAAGEEDGDLINAGKQPVTIKPGGSYFHHADSFAMMRGGHLDFCVLGAFQVSQQGDLANWHTGAPGAIPAVGGAMDLAIGAKQVFVMMEHLTKQGESKIVPTCTYPLTGIGCVTRVYTDLATLDVTADGLVARDLVEGLSFDELQRLTGVPLKQA; from the coding sequence ATGCAACGCCTGACCCGCGACCAGATGGCCGCCCGCGTGGCCAAAGACATTCCGGAAGGTGCCGTGGTCAACCTCGGCATCGGCCTGCCGACGCTCGTCGGCAACCACCTGCCGGCCGACAAGGAAATCCTGCTGCACAGCGAGAACGGCCTGCTCGGCATGGGCCCCGCGCCCGCCGCCGGGGAAGAAGACGGCGACCTGATCAACGCCGGCAAGCAGCCGGTGACGATCAAGCCGGGCGGCTCGTACTTCCACCACGCGGATTCGTTCGCGATGATGCGCGGCGGCCATCTCGACTTCTGCGTGCTGGGCGCGTTCCAGGTCTCGCAGCAGGGCGACCTGGCCAACTGGCACACCGGCGCGCCCGGCGCCATCCCCGCCGTGGGCGGCGCGATGGACCTCGCGATCGGCGCCAAGCAGGTGTTCGTGATGATGGAGCACCTGACCAAGCAGGGCGAAAGCAAGATCGTGCCGACGTGCACCTATCCGCTCACCGGCATCGGCTGCGTGACACGCGTCTACACTGACCTTGCCACGCTCGACGTGACCGCCGACGGCCTGGTCGCGCGCGACCTGGTCGAGGGCCTGAGCTTTGACGAACTGCAGCGCCTGACCGGCGTGCCCCTGAAGCAGGCCTGA
- a CDS encoding 3-oxoacid CoA-transferase subunit A: MINKLFDSVEAAVAGIHDGATILIGGFGLAGMPAELIDALIEQGARDLTIVNNNAGNGDTGLAALLKTKRVRKIICSFPRQTDSYVFDSLYHAGEIELELVPQGNLAERIRAAGAGIGGFFTRTAYGTPLAEGKETRLIDGQGYVFEAPIHADFALIKADTADRWGNLTYRKTARNFGPIMAMAAKCAIVQVSKVVELGEMNPEHIVTPGLFVKRVVKVA; encoded by the coding sequence GTGATCAACAAGCTATTCGACTCGGTGGAAGCGGCGGTTGCCGGCATCCACGACGGCGCCACCATCCTCATTGGCGGCTTTGGCCTCGCAGGCATGCCCGCGGAACTGATCGACGCGCTGATCGAGCAAGGCGCGCGCGACCTCACCATCGTCAACAACAACGCCGGCAACGGCGACACCGGCCTGGCCGCGCTGCTGAAGACCAAGCGCGTGCGCAAGATCATCTGCTCGTTCCCGCGCCAGACGGATTCCTACGTGTTCGACTCGCTCTATCACGCCGGCGAGATCGAGCTGGAACTGGTGCCGCAGGGCAACCTGGCCGAGCGCATCCGCGCGGCCGGCGCCGGCATCGGCGGCTTCTTCACCCGCACCGCCTACGGCACGCCGCTGGCGGAGGGCAAGGAAACCCGCCTCATCGATGGCCAGGGCTACGTGTTCGAAGCGCCGATCCACGCCGACTTCGCGCTGATCAAGGCCGACACCGCCGACCGCTGGGGCAACCTCACCTACCGCAAGACCGCGCGCAACTTCGGCCCGATCATGGCCATGGCCGCCAAGTGCGCCATCGTGCAGGTCAGCAAGGTGGTGGAGCTGGGCGAGATGAACCCCGAACACATCGTGACGCCGGGCCTCTTCGTCAAGCGCGTCGTCAAGGTCGCCTGA
- a CDS encoding nucleobase:cation symporter-2 family protein, with product MDAGNPNDIDQRLPVGRTAVLGFQHVLVMYSACIVVPLILGAALKLPREQLILIINADLFAAGLASLVQSLGWFGFGMRMPVMMGVTFTAVTPMILIGSNPSLGLAGIYGAIIASGVFGILAAPLMGRFLRFFPAVVTGSVLLVIGVSLMKVGIDWAAGGQPLLPDGRVNPDYGNPRYLAVSAAVLAVILLLSRYARGFVANIAVLIGVAGGFGAAWMLGEIRLDEVAATPWFSVIRPFAFGWPVFDPLAIVSMCLVMLVTLVESTGMFLALGHIVGRPTTPQRLVRGLRADGLGAVLGGVFNAFPYTSFSQNIGLVTLTGVKSRFVCAAGGVILVLLGLFPKMAAVVAATPPFVLGAAALVMFGMVAMMGIRILATIDFERQRGSVLVAAVSIGMGMIPLLSHGFFAHLPAWSRVITESGIVLTTLTAVALNLLFNGAASQADAEAEAARSAGMADA from the coding sequence ATGGACGCAGGCAACCCCAACGACATTGACCAACGCTTGCCCGTTGGCCGCACCGCCGTGCTCGGCTTCCAGCACGTGCTTGTCATGTACTCGGCATGCATCGTGGTGCCGCTGATCCTTGGCGCGGCACTGAAGCTGCCGCGCGAGCAGCTGATCCTGATCATCAACGCCGACTTGTTCGCGGCGGGCCTGGCCTCGCTGGTGCAGTCGCTCGGCTGGTTTGGCTTTGGCATGCGCATGCCGGTAATGATGGGCGTGACCTTCACCGCGGTCACGCCGATGATCCTGATCGGCAGCAACCCGTCGCTGGGCCTTGCGGGCATCTATGGCGCCATCATCGCATCAGGTGTCTTCGGCATTCTGGCCGCGCCGCTGATGGGCCGCTTCCTGCGCTTTTTTCCCGCGGTGGTGACGGGTTCGGTATTGCTGGTGATTGGTGTCAGCCTGATGAAGGTGGGCATCGACTGGGCCGCCGGCGGGCAGCCGCTGCTGCCGGACGGCCGCGTCAATCCGGACTATGGCAATCCGCGCTACCTGGCGGTGTCGGCGGCGGTGCTGGCCGTGATTTTGCTGTTATCGCGCTATGCACGGGGCTTTGTTGCCAATATCGCGGTGCTGATCGGCGTGGCTGGGGGTTTCGGCGCCGCCTGGATGCTGGGCGAGATCCGGCTGGACGAGGTCGCGGCCACGCCTTGGTTCAGCGTGATCCGCCCCTTCGCCTTTGGCTGGCCGGTCTTCGATCCGCTTGCCATCGTCTCCATGTGCCTGGTGATGCTGGTCACGCTGGTGGAATCGACCGGCATGTTTCTCGCACTCGGACATATCGTGGGGCGGCCGACCACGCCGCAGCGGCTGGTGCGCGGCTTGCGCGCCGACGGCCTCGGGGCCGTGCTGGGCGGCGTGTTCAATGCGTTTCCCTACACCTCGTTCTCGCAGAACATCGGCCTGGTCACGCTGACCGGCGTGAAGAGCCGCTTTGTCTGCGCCGCCGGCGGCGTGATCCTGGTTCTGCTCGGGCTCTTCCCCAAGATGGCCGCGGTGGTCGCGGCCACCCCGCCCTTCGTATTGGGCGCGGCGGCGCTGGTGATGTTCGGCATGGTGGCGATGATGGGCATCCGCATCCTTGCGACCATCGATTTCGAGCGCCAGCGCGGCAGTGTGCTGGTGGCGGCAGTCAGCATCGGCATGGGCATGATCCCGCTGCTGTCGCATGGCTTCTTCGCCCATTTGCCCGCGTGGAGCCGCGTCATCACGGAAAGCGGCATCGTGCTGACCACCCTGACCGCGGTCGCGCTCAACCTGCTCTTCAACGGCGCGGCCAGCCAGGCCGACGCCGAAGCCGAGGCCGCCCGCAGTGCCGGCATGGCCGACGCCTGA
- a CDS encoding amidohydrolase family protein has product MPEQILRADHLLTMDAHNTVLTDGAVAVGADGRIAAVGGAGEIAARFPGVPVRRLSNRLLMPGLVNTHCHSGLLRGTAEGLPVWQWLQQHIDPMHRVLSAEEAELASRLCYAEALLSGTTTVVDMWRHMAGSARAAAALGIRAVLVPYVAEHPEHDYFETLDSNEALIEQWHGGAQGRIQVWVGLEHMFYATPQAWRRCTEISQRHQVGFHTHSNESRFDVEETLRRHGMRPVQALQEFGLLDAPRVLLAHAVWLDDDEIGILARRRAGVAHNPVSNMKLASGAAPVERMRAAGIAVGLGTDGEKENNNLDMFEEMKTASLLAKLSTLDAAALDAWSVCRMATIDGARALGLDRETGSLEAGKHADLIAVRTDTPRMTPLLGGAAGNLHHNLVHAVQGGDVDLTMVAGRVVVDGGMLLSGELDEAIRAVNLAVPDLFERRARWLRDHPTVDALKA; this is encoded by the coding sequence ATGCCTGAACAAATCCTGCGCGCCGATCACCTGCTGACGATGGACGCCCACAACACCGTCCTCACCGATGGCGCGGTCGCCGTCGGCGCGGACGGCCGCATCGCGGCGGTCGGCGGCGCCGGCGAAATCGCTGCGCGCTTTCCTGGCGTACCGGTACGCCGGCTGTCCAACCGCCTGCTAATGCCCGGCCTGGTCAACACCCATTGCCATTCCGGGCTGCTGCGCGGCACCGCGGAAGGCCTGCCGGTCTGGCAATGGCTGCAGCAGCATATCGACCCGATGCACCGGGTCCTGAGCGCCGAGGAGGCTGAACTGGCGTCGCGGCTGTGCTACGCCGAAGCACTGCTGTCGGGCACCACCACGGTGGTCGATATGTGGCGCCACATGGCGGGCAGCGCGCGCGCCGCCGCCGCGCTCGGCATCCGGGCGGTGCTGGTGCCTTACGTGGCCGAGCATCCCGAGCATGACTATTTCGAGACGCTGGATAGCAACGAAGCGCTGATCGAGCAGTGGCATGGCGGCGCGCAGGGCCGCATTCAGGTCTGGGTGGGCCTGGAGCACATGTTCTATGCCACGCCGCAGGCATGGCGCCGCTGCACCGAGATCAGCCAGCGCCACCAGGTCGGTTTCCATACGCACAGCAATGAAAGCCGCTTCGATGTGGAAGAGACGCTGCGGCGGCATGGCATGCGTCCGGTGCAGGCGTTGCAGGAGTTCGGCTTGCTCGATGCCCCGCGGGTATTGCTGGCGCATGCCGTGTGGCTGGACGATGACGAGATCGGGATCCTGGCCCGGCGCCGCGCCGGCGTGGCGCACAATCCGGTCAGCAACATGAAGCTGGCCAGCGGTGCCGCGCCGGTGGAACGGATGCGCGCCGCCGGCATTGCCGTCGGCCTGGGCACCGATGGCGAGAAAGAGAACAACAACCTCGACATGTTCGAGGAGATGAAAACCGCGTCGCTGCTGGCCAAGCTGTCAACGCTGGATGCTGCCGCACTCGATGCGTGGTCGGTGTGCCGCATGGCCACCATCGACGGCGCGCGCGCCCTGGGGCTGGACCGCGAGACCGGCTCGCTCGAAGCCGGCAAGCACGCCGACCTGATCGCCGTGCGCACCGACACGCCGCGCATGACGCCGCTGCTGGGCGGGGCCGCGGGCAACCTGCATCACAACCTGGTGCACGCGGTGCAGGGTGGCGACGTCGACCTGACCATGGTTGCCGGGCGCGTGGTGGTCGATGGCGGAATGCTGCTGTCCGGCGAACTTGACGAGGCGATCCGCGCCGTGAACCTTGCCGTGCCGGACCTGTTCGAACGGCGCGCGCGCTGGCTGCGAGACCATCCGACGGTCGATGCGCTGAAGGCCTGA
- the pcaF gene encoding 3-oxoadipyl-CoA thiolase, whose amino-acid sequence MTEAFICDAIRTPIGRYGGSLSAVRADDLGAVPLKALMARNANVDWKAVDDVIYGNANQAGEDNRNVARMSSLLAGLPQDVPGATINRLCGSGMDATGTAARAIKAGEAHLMIAGGVESMSRAPFVMGKATSAFSRDAQIFDTTIGWRFINPAMRAAYGVDSMPETAENVATDYKISREDQDLMALRSQEKASRAQADGTLAQEITAVTIPQKKGDAIVVERDEHPRATSMEALAKLRGVVRPDGTVTAGNASGVNDGACAILLASEAGIKQHGLTPRARIVGMATAGVAPRVMGIGPAPATQKLLRQLGMTLDQIDVIELNEAFAAQGLAVLRELGVADDDKRVNPNGGAIALGHPLGMSGARLVTTAMYQLHRTGGRFALCTMCIGVGQGIAMVIERV is encoded by the coding sequence ATGACCGAAGCCTTTATCTGCGACGCCATCCGCACCCCCATCGGCCGCTACGGCGGCAGCCTGTCCGCGGTGCGCGCGGACGACCTCGGCGCGGTGCCGCTGAAGGCGCTGATGGCCCGCAACGCCAACGTCGACTGGAAGGCCGTCGACGACGTGATCTACGGCAACGCCAACCAGGCCGGCGAAGACAACCGCAACGTGGCGCGCATGTCGTCGCTGCTGGCGGGCCTGCCGCAGGACGTGCCGGGCGCCACCATCAACCGCCTGTGCGGCTCCGGCATGGATGCCACCGGCACCGCCGCGCGCGCGATCAAGGCCGGCGAAGCCCACCTGATGATTGCGGGCGGCGTGGAAAGCATGAGCCGCGCGCCGTTCGTGATGGGCAAGGCCACCAGCGCGTTCTCGCGCGATGCGCAGATCTTCGACACCACCATCGGCTGGCGCTTCATCAACCCGGCGATGCGTGCCGCCTACGGCGTGGACTCGATGCCCGAGACCGCCGAGAACGTCGCCACCGACTACAAGATCAGCCGCGAAGACCAGGACCTGATGGCGCTGCGCAGCCAGGAAAAGGCCTCGCGCGCGCAGGCCGACGGCACGCTGGCCCAGGAAATCACCGCCGTCACGATCCCGCAGAAGAAGGGCGATGCCATCGTGGTCGAGCGCGACGAGCACCCGCGCGCCACCAGCATGGAAGCGCTGGCCAAGCTGCGCGGCGTGGTCCGCCCTGACGGCACCGTCACCGCCGGCAACGCCTCGGGCGTGAACGACGGCGCCTGCGCGATCCTGCTGGCGAGCGAAGCCGGCATCAAGCAGCACGGCCTGACCCCGCGCGCGCGCATCGTCGGCATGGCCACCGCCGGCGTGGCGCCGCGCGTGATGGGCATCGGCCCGGCACCGGCGACGCAGAAGCTGCTCAGGCAACTGGGCATGACGCTGGACCAGATCGACGTGATCGAGCTCAACGAAGCCTTCGCCGCACAGGGCCTGGCCGTGCTGCGCGAACTCGGCGTGGCCGACGACGACAAGCGCGTCAACCCCAACGGCGGCGCGATCGCGCTGGGCCACCCGCTCGGCATGAGCGGCGCGCGCCTGGTCACCACCGCGATGTACCAGCTGCACCGCACCGGCGGCCGCTTCGCGCTGTGCACCATGTGCATCGGCGTGGGGCAGGGCATCGCGATGGTGATTGAGCGGGTCTAA
- a CDS encoding AAA family ATPase produces the protein MRPLHLTLQAFGPFAATEEIDFTRLGEQAFVLIHGPTGAGKTTLLDAICFALYGDTSGGERSAQAMRSANAAAGLRTEVSLAFSLGAQRWRVVRSPAQERPRQRGEGWVTEPARAQLDLHDGNGWVSKASQPGKVTEAVRDLLGFDSAQFRQVIVLPQGRFRELLTASSQARQAILERLFRTELYRRVEELLKSEAAGIRRDAERITIQREEALRQAGVASAQALADSIAAMQAELQTLQGQEQGARAAQAAAQAALAAGEQVAARLQERQQAQAAHAALLARQATIDEQRGRLQAAQRAARVLPAVQAAQAAQRDHAAAAAALSQATEHAARAGQRATQAAAALQAQVQQADVRQAAQRRVTQLEAMLPRAQRLGALQRALHEAEARQATAATARDHAMAQAETCRAAAVTAESALGQAQLAAAQAQASALQLAALQDRARQFERYRQAARALDSANAQAAGHAQAEQQALHQRERCRTALAEAETAWRAGQAARLAQTLASGDACPVCGSTAHPEPARHVAQPLSDLALEAARHALLEAEAEAVRGASQHQAAQLAIAQSRERLEELAAALGDASEAAAASVNAEIQSRQAALAQQRQAAASLAQREAAIATSRAARDSAEAVHRDAVAAADAATQALAHCRGEWQAESAQVPEDSRDPAALSEALCQAQATLAGLEQALAAAQAAERQAAAEDAGAQAALVSARQSHAHITERLANAEAALAQALAQHGFGDTRAHAAARLDDDAMQALDAMLRAFDSQLAAAADRSERAEAAAHALEAPDLDGLRAALAASAATVEDLVRQQAERGRSRDALRQCQQRLQQLDHEGRDIEARFAVLGRLAEVANGNNPRRMTFQRFVLATLLDEVLEAASTRLLAMSRGRYVLQRVREQADQRSAGGLDIEVFDHDTGAARPANTLSGGEGFLASLSLALGLADVVQSRAGGIQLDTLFVDEGFGTLDPESLDFALRTLLDLQQAGRLVGIISHVTELRERIDVRLEVRPGTGGSRVLLTGVPVAA, from the coding sequence ATGAGACCGCTGCATCTGACACTGCAGGCGTTCGGCCCCTTTGCCGCGACCGAGGAGATCGATTTCACGCGCCTGGGCGAGCAGGCCTTCGTGCTGATCCATGGCCCCACCGGCGCGGGCAAGACCACGCTGCTCGATGCCATCTGTTTTGCGCTGTACGGCGACACCTCCGGCGGCGAGCGCAGCGCGCAGGCGATGCGCAGCGCCAATGCGGCGGCGGGCCTGCGCACCGAGGTGTCGCTGGCGTTCAGCCTGGGCGCGCAGCGTTGGCGCGTGGTGCGTTCGCCGGCGCAGGAGCGGCCCAGGCAGCGCGGCGAGGGCTGGGTCACGGAGCCGGCCAGGGCGCAGCTGGACCTGCACGACGGCAACGGCTGGGTCAGCAAGGCCAGCCAGCCGGGCAAGGTCACCGAGGCCGTGCGTGACCTGCTGGGTTTCGACAGCGCGCAGTTCCGCCAGGTGATCGTGCTGCCGCAGGGTCGCTTTCGCGAACTGCTGACCGCCAGCTCGCAGGCGCGACAGGCCATCCTCGAGCGGCTGTTCCGCACCGAGCTGTACCGCCGCGTCGAAGAGTTGCTGAAGAGCGAAGCCGCCGGCATCCGGCGCGACGCCGAGCGCATCACGATCCAGCGCGAGGAAGCGTTGCGGCAGGCCGGCGTGGCATCGGCGCAAGCGTTGGCGGACAGCATCGCGGCCATGCAGGCCGAGCTGCAGACGCTGCAAGGCCAGGAGCAGGGGGCACGCGCTGCGCAAGCCGCCGCGCAGGCCGCCCTCGCGGCGGGCGAGCAGGTGGCGGCGCGCTTGCAGGAGCGCCAGCAGGCGCAGGCCGCCCATGCCGCGCTGCTGGCGCGGCAGGCGACCATCGATGAACAGCGCGGCCGCTTGCAGGCGGCGCAGCGCGCCGCGCGCGTGCTGCCCGCGGTGCAGGCCGCGCAGGCCGCGCAGCGCGATCACGCCGCCGCCGCCGCGGCATTGTCGCAGGCGACCGAGCACGCCGCTCGCGCGGGGCAACGGGCCACGCAGGCCGCCGCGGCCTTGCAGGCACAGGTGCAGCAGGCCGACGTACGCCAGGCCGCGCAGCGCCGGGTTACACAACTGGAAGCGATGCTGCCGCGCGCACAACGGCTGGGGGCGTTGCAGCGCGCCTTGCACGAGGCCGAGGCCAGGCAGGCCACAGCCGCCACCGCACGCGATCACGCCATGGCGCAGGCTGAAACATGCCGCGCCGCCGCCGTGACCGCCGAATCGGCATTGGGACAGGCGCAGCTCGCCGCGGCGCAGGCACAGGCGAGCGCCTTGCAGCTGGCCGCGCTACAGGACCGCGCGCGGCAATTCGAACGGTATCGGCAAGCGGCGCGCGCGCTGGACAGCGCGAACGCGCAGGCCGCCGGGCATGCGCAAGCCGAACAGCAGGCGCTGCATCAGCGCGAGCGCTGCCGCACCGCGCTGGCCGAAGCCGAAACCGCGTGGCGCGCGGGCCAGGCCGCGCGCCTGGCGCAGACGCTGGCGTCGGGCGATGCCTGCCCGGTGTGCGGCAGTACCGCGCATCCCGAGCCGGCCCGGCACGTGGCGCAGCCGCTGTCGGACCTGGCGCTGGAGGCTGCGCGCCATGCCTTGCTGGAAGCGGAGGCCGAAGCGGTGCGCGGTGCCAGCCAGCACCAGGCCGCGCAACTGGCGATCGCGCAGTCACGCGAGCGGCTGGAAGAACTGGCCGCGGCACTTGGCGATGCCAGCGAGGCAGCGGCCGCCAGCGTCAACGCTGAGATCCAGTCGCGGCAAGCGGCGCTGGCGCAGCAGCGGCAGGCAGCGGCAAGCCTGGCGCAACGCGAAGCCGCAATCGCGACCTCGCGCGCGGCGCGCGACAGCGCCGAAGCCGTGCACCGCGACGCCGTCGCCGCTGCCGATGCCGCCACCCAGGCACTGGCGCATTGCCGCGGCGAATGGCAGGCCGAGAGCGCGCAGGTCCCCGAGGACTCGCGCGATCCGGCGGCGCTCAGCGAGGCACTGTGCCAGGCGCAGGCCACGCTGGCGGGACTGGAGCAGGCGCTGGCCGCCGCGCAGGCGGCGGAGCGCCAGGCTGCCGCCGAAGATGCCGGTGCGCAGGCCGCGCTGGTGTCGGCACGGCAGTCTCACGCGCACATCACCGAACGCCTGGCCAACGCCGAAGCGGCATTGGCGCAGGCCCTCGCGCAGCACGGCTTTGGCGATACGCGCGCGCACGCCGCTGCCCGCCTGGACGATGACGCGATGCAAGCGCTCGATGCCATGCTGCGCGCCTTCGATAGCCAGCTGGCCGCCGCGGCGGACCGCAGCGAACGCGCGGAAGCTGCCGCGCACGCGCTCGAGGCGCCCGACCTGGACGGGCTGCGCGCAGCGCTGGCGGCTTCGGCGGCAACGGTGGAGGACCTGGTGCGGCAACAGGCCGAGCGCGGCCGTTCGCGCGACGCGCTGCGGCAATGCCAGCAGCGGCTGCAGCAGCTGGACCACGAGGGCCGCGATATCGAAGCCCGCTTTGCCGTGCTGGGCCGGCTGGCCGAAGTGGCCAACGGCAACAACCCGCGCCGCATGACGTTCCAGCGCTTCGTGCTGGCCACGCTGCTCGACGAGGTGCTGGAGGCCGCCTCCACGCGCCTGCTGGCGATGAGCCGCGGCCGCTATGTGCTGCAGCGCGTGCGCGAGCAGGCCGACCAGCGCAGCGCGGGCGGCCTCGATATCGAGGTGTTCGACCACGATACCGGCGCGGCGCGCCCGGCCAATACGCTGTCAGGCGGCGAAGGCTTCCTGGCCTCGCTGTCGCTGGCGCTGGGCCTGGCCGACGTGGTGCAGTCGCGCGCGGGCGGGATCCAGCTCGACACGCTGTTCGTCGACGAAGGCTTCGGCACGCTCGATCCCGAAAGCCTGGATTTCGCCTTGCGCACGCTGCTGGACCTGCAGCAGGCCGGGCGCCTAGTCGGGATCATCTCGCACGTGACCGAGCTGCGCGAGCGCATCGACGTGCGGCTGGAAGTGCGGCCCGGCACGGGCGGCAGCCGCGTGCTGCTGACCGGCGTGCCGGTGGCGGCCTAG
- a CDS encoding Bug family tripartite tricarboxylate transporter substrate binding protein translates to MRQDSQTSTTRRRLLAAGVALATTIAGFAGAAHAQGGYPTKPITLIVPFSAGGTTDILARIVGLQLGKALGQPVVIDNRPGAGGNIGASLAAKAPGDGYTLFMGTIGTHAINQSLYSKLPYDPVKDFAPISRVAMVPNLVVANPKVPVNNIKELIAYVKANPDKLSYGSSGSGSSMHLSGELFNSMTGLHIQHIPYKGSAPAVNDLLGNQIGLMFDNMPSSYPHVKAGKLRALAVTSAKRSPALPNVPTVAESGVPGYEATSWFALYATGGTPQAIVDRLNAEVVKILAMPDVKKQMADQGAEPNPEKPAQLAAFMKSETAKWAKVVKASGATVD, encoded by the coding sequence ATGAGACAAGATTCCCAGACCTCCACCACGCGCCGCCGCCTGCTTGCCGCGGGCGTGGCCCTGGCCACCACCATCGCCGGCTTTGCCGGCGCGGCCCATGCGCAGGGCGGCTATCCGACCAAGCCGATCACGCTGATCGTGCCGTTCTCGGCCGGCGGCACCACCGACATCCTGGCCCGCATCGTCGGCCTGCAGCTGGGCAAGGCGCTTGGCCAGCCGGTGGTGATCGACAACCGTCCGGGCGCCGGCGGCAACATCGGCGCCTCGCTGGCCGCCAAGGCGCCGGGCGACGGCTACACGCTGTTCATGGGCACCATCGGCACGCATGCCATCAACCAGTCGCTGTACTCGAAGCTGCCGTACGACCCGGTCAAGGACTTTGCCCCGATCAGCCGCGTGGCGATGGTGCCGAACCTGGTGGTGGCCAACCCCAAGGTGCCGGTCAACAACATCAAGGAACTGATCGCCTACGTCAAGGCGAATCCGGACAAGCTGTCGTACGGCTCGTCGGGCAGCGGCTCGTCGATGCACCTGTCGGGCGAACTGTTCAACTCGATGACCGGCCTGCATATCCAGCACATCCCGTACAAGGGCAGCGCCCCGGCCGTCAACGACCTGCTCGGCAACCAGATCGGCCTGATGTTCGACAACATGCCGTCGTCGTACCCGCACGTGAAGGCGGGCAAGCTGCGCGCGCTGGCCGTGACCTCGGCCAAGCGCTCGCCGGCGCTGCCCAACGTGCCGACCGTGGCCGAATCGGGCGTGCCCGGCTATGAAGCCACCTCGTGGTTCGCGCTGTACGCCACCGGCGGCACGCCGCAGGCCATCGTCGACCGCCTCAACGCTGAAGTGGTCAAGATCCTGGCCATGCCGGACGTGAAGAAGCAGATGGCCGACCAGGGCGCAGAGCCCAACCCGGAAAAGCCGGCCCAGCTGGCCGCGTTCATGAAGTCGGAAACGGCCAAGTGGGCGAAGGTGGTGAAGGCTTCGGGTGCGACGGTGGATTGA
- a CDS encoding SDR family NAD(P)-dependent oxidoreductase yields MSFPVATLVTGGSSGIGRAICEMLLADGVTQVVNVDYAAPAWSHPNMTFFQADLTDAEATRAVAEQATSHFAVTRLVNNAGATRPGTADSATVADLDYVTGLHLQAPLLLLQACLPAMRAAGFGRIVNMASRAALGKPERVVYSATKAGLIGMTRTLAMELGGDGITVNAVAPGPIATELFRKSNPEGAEQTKRILASITVKRMGTPEDVARAALFFLSPDNGFVTGQVMYVCGGTTLGVAPV; encoded by the coding sequence ATGTCCTTCCCCGTAGCCACCCTCGTCACCGGCGGCAGTTCCGGCATCGGCCGCGCCATCTGCGAAATGCTGCTGGCCGATGGCGTGACCCAGGTGGTCAATGTCGACTACGCCGCGCCGGCATGGTCGCATCCCAACATGACCTTCTTCCAGGCCGACCTGACCGACGCCGAGGCCACCCGCGCCGTGGCGGAGCAGGCCACGTCGCACTTCGCCGTCACGCGCCTGGTGAACAATGCCGGCGCCACCCGCCCCGGCACCGCCGACAGCGCCACCGTCGCCGACCTGGACTACGTGACCGGCCTGCATCTGCAAGCCCCGCTGCTGCTGCTGCAAGCCTGCCTGCCGGCGATGCGCGCCGCGGGCTTCGGCCGCATCGTCAACATGGCGTCGCGCGCCGCGCTGGGCAAGCCCGAGCGCGTGGTCTACTCGGCCACCAAGGCCGGCCTGATCGGCATGACCCGCACGCTGGCGATGGAACTGGGCGGCGACGGCATCACCGTCAACGCGGTGGCACCGGGTCCGATCGCCACCGAGCTGTTCCGCAAGAGCAATCCGGAGGGCGCGGAGCAGACCAAACGCATCCTTGCCAGCATCACCGTCAAGCGCATGGGCACCCCGGAAGACGTGGCGCGCGCCGCGCTGTTCTTCCTGTCGCCGGACAACGGTTTCGTCACCGGACAGGTGATGTACGTGTGCGGCGGCACCACGCTGGGCGTGGCGCCGGTGTAA